A genomic region of Deltaproteobacteria bacterium contains the following coding sequences:
- a CDS encoding GMC family oxidoreductase, which yields MATETVDVAVVGSGYGGSIPACRLAQAGMRVVVLERGPRRSLATFRQSDEPKYINGIVDLVVSAGNLAFRTGKMVGGASIPMDGAHFRMPRHSFRAKDEAGRPYWPAALSRESLDPYYAKAEEMLLVRQFVWDEIPKAGGLFAKMLDLAGASCDRARLNYTDCLGCGFCAQGCTFGKKMTLLHNYIPGAERAGAVFRAEAEVDHLEPAGSDGYKVVYRQGGQGQELLARRVIVAGGGIHTPALLLRSAKYLTKLSAHLGRHFSNNGEHAFVGILPPEFDDLSSYLCYKGQDNGAVMSFHWFESDGFTLHPGAGLEPSLFAASFAADKHPVLPRRAWGMEYKRFVEQVFPHRVIAFSALGLAPGFHTISVDAKGTPQLVEGDRSANDAYLDRLERIVLEVGQKTGVALLPATPRKFAGTTSAHLLAACRMAESAADGVLDADGQVFGHERLYVCDASAVPCAIGVNPALTISAIAERTAARIIAKG from the coding sequence ATGGCCACCGAGACCGTAGATGTCGCCGTTGTGGGTTCGGGCTACGGCGGCAGCATCCCCGCGTGTCGTCTGGCGCAGGCGGGGATGAGGGTCGTGGTCCTCGAGCGCGGACCGCGGAGGTCGCTCGCCACCTTCCGCCAGTCCGACGAGCCGAAGTACATCAACGGCATCGTGGACCTCGTGGTCTCGGCGGGAAACCTGGCCTTCCGCACGGGCAAGATGGTCGGCGGGGCCTCGATTCCGATGGACGGGGCGCACTTTCGCATGCCGCGCCACTCCTTCCGCGCGAAGGACGAGGCGGGCCGCCCCTACTGGCCCGCGGCGCTCTCGCGCGAGAGCCTGGACCCCTACTACGCGAAGGCCGAGGAGATGCTCCTCGTGCGCCAGTTCGTCTGGGACGAGATCCCGAAGGCCGGGGGCCTCTTCGCCAAGATGCTCGACCTCGCCGGTGCGAGCTGCGACCGCGCGCGCCTGAACTACACCGATTGCCTGGGCTGCGGCTTCTGCGCCCAAGGCTGCACCTTCGGCAAGAAGATGACGCTGCTCCACAACTACATCCCCGGGGCCGAGCGGGCGGGGGCCGTCTTTCGCGCCGAGGCCGAGGTGGACCACCTGGAGCCCGCGGGGAGCGACGGCTACAAGGTGGTCTATCGGCAGGGAGGGCAGGGGCAGGAGCTCCTCGCGCGGCGCGTGATCGTGGCCGGCGGCGGGATTCATACTCCCGCGCTCCTGCTCCGCTCCGCGAAGTATCTGACCAAGCTCAGCGCGCACCTTGGCCGGCACTTCAGCAACAACGGCGAGCACGCCTTCGTCGGTATCTTGCCCCCCGAGTTCGACGACCTCTCGAGCTACCTCTGTTACAAGGGGCAGGACAACGGGGCCGTGATGTCCTTCCACTGGTTCGAGTCCGACGGCTTCACGCTCCACCCGGGGGCGGGCCTCGAGCCCTCCCTCTTCGCCGCGAGCTTCGCCGCCGACAAGCACCCCGTCCTGCCGCGCCGCGCCTGGGGGATGGAGTACAAGCGCTTCGTCGAGCAGGTCTTCCCGCACCGGGTGATCGCCTTCTCCGCGCTCGGCCTCGCCCCGGGCTTTCACACCATCAGCGTGGACGCGAAGGGGACGCCGCAGCTCGTGGAGGGGGACAGGTCGGCGAACGACGCCTACCTCGACCGGCTCGAACGCATCGTCCTCGAGGTGGGCCAGAAGACGGGGGTGGCGCTGCTCCCCGCCACGCCGCGCAAGTTCGCGGGCACCACCTCCGCGCACCTGCTCGCCGCCTGCCGCATGGCCGAGAGCGCGGCCGACGGGGTGCTCGACGCCGACGGCCAGGTCTTCGGCCACGAGCGGCTCTACGTCTGCGACGCGAGCGCGGTGCCCTGCGCCATCGGCGTGAATCCGGCGCTGACCATCTCCGCCATCGCCGAGCGCACAGCGGCGCGCATCATCGCCAAGGGATGA
- a CDS encoding sigma-54-dependent Fis family transcriptional regulator, translated as MLVVGETGTGKEVVARAIHQEGPRSHQPFVAVSCGAIPRELSESELFGHEKGAFTGAVNLRLGCFERADGGTLFLDDVDDLPLDIQVKLLRVLQEGTFTRVGGATEVTVDVRVVAVTKLPLTTAEQRHNRFRDDLYYRLAGLEIRLPPLRDRLDDVLPLATHFLQVCAASEHRTPKRLTPTAAELLMRHTWPGNVRELRRAIESAVVLSAHDAIEPEALPSYLHEGDPEAEQRRLFSLHLDQAERLDFQELVADFEEELLSWALRRAAGNRVRAAELLGLARTTFQSRLAKRQGTPPR; from the coding sequence GTGCTGGTGGTCGGCGAGACGGGCACCGGCAAGGAGGTCGTGGCGCGCGCGATCCATCAGGAGGGACCGCGGTCGCATCAGCCGTTCGTCGCGGTCTCGTGCGGCGCCATCCCGCGCGAGCTCTCGGAGAGCGAGCTCTTCGGCCACGAGAAAGGGGCCTTCACCGGCGCCGTCAATCTGCGCCTCGGCTGCTTCGAGCGCGCGGACGGCGGCACGCTCTTCTTGGACGACGTGGACGACCTGCCGCTCGACATCCAGGTCAAGCTCCTGCGCGTGCTCCAGGAGGGGACGTTCACCCGCGTCGGAGGGGCGACCGAGGTCACGGTGGACGTGCGCGTGGTCGCCGTGACCAAGCTCCCTCTCACCACCGCCGAGCAGCGCCACAATCGCTTCCGAGACGACCTCTACTACCGCCTCGCGGGGCTCGAGATCCGGCTGCCGCCGCTGCGAGATCGCCTCGACGACGTGCTGCCCCTCGCCACGCACTTCCTGCAGGTGTGCGCCGCCAGCGAACACCGGACGCCGAAGCGGCTGACTCCTACCGCAGCGGAGCTCCTGATGCGGCACACCTGGCCGGGCAACGTGCGCGAGCTCCGACGGGCCATCGAGTCGGCCGTGGTTCTCAGCGCTCACGACGCCATCGAGCCGGAGGCCTTACCCTCCTACCTCCACGAAGGAGACCCGGAAGCCGAGCAGAGGCGCCTCTTCTCTCTGCACCTCGACCAGGCCGAGCGACTCGACTTCCAGGAGCTCGTCGCGGACTTCGAGGAGGAGCTCCTCTCCTGGGCGCTGCGTCGAGCGGCCGGCAATCGGGTGCGCGCCGCCGAGCTCCTCGGCCTGGCCCGCACGACGTTTCAGAGCCGCCTGGCCAAGCGGCAGGGAACCCCACCGCGCTGA
- a CDS encoding cyclic beta 1-2 glucan synthetase has product MIRGVFPPRAVERAHGARGGVAAGNQRPGRFALRRAVRRSVASGKTPKPLTSVELTRWAEALYSASASEPPLRGAILTIEQLELHARTLAATHRVAPRRGSGRLLKRLTDSEQVILQCHALMSEAHAGGRRLTPAAEWLLDNHYLIEEQIHLARKHCPPGYSRQLPRLAGGESPGLPRVYDLIQELISHVDGRVDDDALSRYLAAYQSVTHLTLGELWSVPIMLRLALVENLRRVAQSVSWQRAHRDSALAWAQRINSPGEGHESALLVLADMVREDPPFSTAFVAQFTQALQGGGGAPTGFVTAWLEHRLAERGQTIEEVVRCESRSQAADQASMANSIASLRFVNATEWHTFVEAQSATEQILRGEPSGVYGAMDFATRDSYRHVVEALARRRRIDEEEVARTAVALAAEAHARDSDGVGAHVGYLLVDEGRPQLERALRDEVRPRLLRPRLVRNLKLLAYLGPVALFTAAAFAWVVHRSATAALSARVALALAAAVAASQCAIALVNWVASVTWRPRGLPRLDFEHGIPDACRTLVIVPTLLTRPERIAELIEGLELRYLANRDPNLWFGLLTDFGDAKTEHLPGDEELLERASGDIRGLNDRYGGAAPGRFFLFHRPRLFNQQEGCWMGRERKRGKLEDLNALLCGEDRQCFSRIVGDASELDSVRYVITLDTDTNLPWGAGWRLVGAAAHPLHRPRLDLAKRRLLRGYAILQPRVASSLQSSQQSHYARLLAGEVGLDPYTRVVSDLYQDLFGEASFIGKGIYDVGAFRRLLDGRFPDNTVLSHDLLESCYARTGQCSDVELLEDSPSRYLTDVSRRHRWMRGDWQIAPWLGTRTSDAAGQRLRPWLAALGWWKIFDNLRRAFLAPAYVLLFLLGWLVLPAPVSWTLGVLALLLGPELLPGLAELTQRPAKLPWRLHLATVARSTARRLSKMTLWVAFLPFEAVVALDAALRSLWRMFFSHKRLLEWQTAAAAESGAASRFGPVLQRMWVAPAVAIATAAFLATRAPAKAGVSASLVLVLWLLSPLIAWWVSRPVRPPSSRLAAEEVGFLRQVARLTWRYFEVFVGPRDNWLPPDNVQELPGLRVAHRTSPTDLGLSLLSNLAAHDLGYLSGGQLLDRTARSIESMETLERHRGHFFNWYETETRKPLAPLYVSSVDSGNLVGHVRVLRSGLLELATAPALPARALDGLRDTFGVLTAQLGGRDEPQARCDPEAFATCSRLLETRAHGLSATRSWLEVLSAASARLAESCDRQRHPEASWWASAFDRHARAFLADLTELAPWLALPPDPRDADTARCLAELDGAATLEALGRLAQQAAETLGADGALGSVRPENPRAALLEALRLGAEAVFARLQQLETLGQRCLGLADAEFSFLFDRQRKLLAIGYWVTERRLDKSFYDLLASEARLASYLAIASGELPFEHWFALGRRLTTARGKQALLSWSGSMFEYLMPLLVMPAYEGTLLHETCAAAVAHQIAYGRQRGVPWGVSESCFGLTDVEGTYQYRAFGVPGLGLQRGLGDDLVISPYASTLALLVDPERACANLRRLSDEACVGAYGFYEAVDFTPTRVPEGQRSTLVRSYMVHHHGMSLLALGQAVLGPEMQRRFLSNPELRAATLLLQERIPKVHALIHPHAREAQVSRRVVRRGPETVNRVLTNPNTPIPEVQLLSNGRYHVMVSAAGAGYSRWNDLAVTRWREDPTSETFGVFCFVGDRATHRSWSSAYQPLLHAGRHYEAIFTPGRAEFRRQDDQIETHTEIAVSAEDDLEIRRLRLTNRSASPRALQVTAYAEVVLAPGVADELHRAFSNLFVHAELVPEHGALLMTRRPRSAEERPPWMFCMLQARSADAGPCSYELERVRAIGRGRSLRRPAFLDDFGPLSGQAGALLDPCVAARRAVELAVDGKVQLDLVIGAAATREAALALVLKYQDHRMADRVFEAAGTHSRAALGHLGASEREALQYAQLASAVIFPVGAYRAPGSILLRNRKGQSGLWGHTISGDLPIVLLRVSDAENLHLVRTLLGAHAYWRTRGLLTDLVIWNEDASGYRRVLNDQIMGLIASGTEAQLVDRPGGVFVRHLDTFPEEDRVLLQAVARIVIRDGEGPLEQQLERWREASLTSRPPMLALARPAPSPPPAEPSGSVRRDLIFSNGTGGFTQDGREYIVDLPPGRQTPAPWVNVIANAQLGTVVSESGSAYTWYGNSQLYRLTPWSNDAVSDPSGEAIYLRDDEGGQTFSPTPGPRPGEGPYACRHGFGYSVFEHQHDGLQTELTTYVAIEAPVKFWALKIRNLSGRSRSVSVFAAVDLVLGDLRSRQAMHVITELDPLTGAILARNSYSSDFPETVAFFDCSETVRSVSGDRAEFLGRNGDPSSPAALRLRRLSGRLGPGLDPCAAMQTRLELPEGAEREVVFILGAAPSAAEAVALVQRHRGRRVARVALEEVWRYWNDKLGVLHAETPDAAVNVLLNGWLPYQVLSCRMWGRSGFYQSGGAYGFRDQLQDCVALLHQTPELSREHLLRSAARQFVEGDVHHWWHPPKGRGVRTSCSDDYLWLPYAVCRYVAFTGDTGVLDEQVPFLAGRQLTDGEESYYDLPSRSDQSGTLYEHCARALLNGLRVGAHGLPLMGSGDWNDGMNRVGHRGKGESVWLGFFLHHVLSQFATLAAARGDEPFARRCGEAAGALEAALETHAWDGEWYRRAYFDDGEPLGSAGSAECRIDALPQAWATIAEVGAPGRRRLALDAVWSELVCQEPPLVKLFAPPFERSAQEPGYIKGYPAGVRENGGQYTHGAVWAALAFALAGRSEQAAALVSLLNPINHALDPAGVDRYKVEPYVLAADVYSHPAWAGRGGWTWYTGSAAWFYRLLHEVILGLERRVDRLHVQPRVPAAWTSFKVHYRYYATFYHLLFTQDPLHAGPPTLTLDGATLAGNVLPLADDRRDHTVEVRFGPSAAEGPPATVRAS; this is encoded by the coding sequence ATGATTCGTGGCGTTTTCCCCCCTCGCGCGGTAGAGAGGGCGCATGGTGCACGGGGCGGAGTTGCGGCGGGAAACCAGCGGCCAGGACGGTTCGCTCTGAGGCGCGCGGTCCGCAGGTCGGTCGCGTCGGGCAAGACGCCCAAGCCGCTCACCTCCGTGGAGCTCACCCGCTGGGCCGAGGCGCTCTACAGCGCCAGCGCCTCCGAGCCTCCCTTGCGCGGGGCGATCCTCACCATCGAGCAGCTCGAGCTGCACGCCAGGACGCTGGCCGCCACCCACCGCGTGGCGCCTCGCCGAGGCAGCGGGCGCCTCCTGAAGCGGCTCACCGACTCGGAGCAGGTGATCCTCCAGTGTCACGCGCTCATGTCGGAGGCCCACGCGGGGGGGCGCCGCCTGACGCCGGCCGCCGAATGGCTGCTCGACAACCACTATCTGATCGAGGAGCAGATCCACCTGGCGCGCAAGCACTGCCCCCCGGGCTACAGCCGCCAGCTCCCGCGCCTGGCGGGGGGCGAGTCGCCCGGGTTGCCCCGCGTCTACGACCTGATCCAGGAGCTCATCTCCCACGTCGACGGTCGCGTTGACGACGACGCACTATCTCGCTATTTAGCAGCATACCAGTCGGTGACGCACCTGACGCTGGGCGAGCTCTGGTCGGTGCCGATCATGCTGCGCCTGGCGCTGGTCGAGAACCTGCGACGCGTCGCGCAGAGCGTGAGCTGGCAGCGCGCGCACCGCGATAGCGCGCTGGCGTGGGCCCAGCGGATCAACTCACCGGGCGAGGGGCACGAGAGCGCCCTGCTCGTGCTGGCGGACATGGTGCGCGAGGACCCTCCCTTCTCGACGGCCTTCGTCGCGCAGTTCACGCAGGCGCTGCAGGGCGGCGGCGGGGCACCCACCGGCTTCGTCACGGCCTGGCTCGAGCACCGCCTGGCCGAGCGGGGCCAGACCATCGAGGAGGTCGTGCGCTGCGAGAGCCGCAGTCAGGCCGCGGACCAGGCGTCGATGGCGAACAGTATTGCTAGCCTGCGCTTCGTGAACGCCACCGAGTGGCACACCTTCGTCGAAGCGCAGAGCGCGACCGAGCAGATCCTGCGGGGCGAGCCATCCGGGGTGTACGGCGCGATGGACTTCGCGACCCGCGACAGCTACCGGCACGTCGTCGAGGCCCTCGCACGGCGGCGCCGCATCGACGAGGAGGAGGTGGCCCGCACCGCGGTGGCGCTGGCCGCCGAGGCGCACGCCCGGGACAGCGACGGCGTCGGGGCGCACGTGGGGTATCTCCTCGTGGACGAGGGGAGGCCGCAGCTCGAACGGGCTCTCCGCGACGAGGTGCGCCCGCGCCTCCTACGACCGCGGCTGGTGCGCAACCTGAAGCTCCTGGCCTACCTCGGCCCCGTCGCGCTTTTCACCGCCGCGGCTTTCGCGTGGGTCGTGCACCGCTCCGCGACCGCCGCGCTGTCCGCGAGAGTGGCTCTGGCGCTCGCCGCCGCGGTGGCCGCCTCGCAGTGCGCAATCGCTCTCGTGAACTGGGTGGCCTCGGTCACCTGGCGGCCTCGCGGTCTGCCCCGCCTGGACTTCGAACACGGCATCCCCGACGCGTGCCGCACGCTGGTGATCGTCCCCACGCTGTTGACCCGGCCGGAGCGCATCGCCGAGCTCATCGAAGGACTCGAGCTGCGGTACCTCGCCAACCGCGACCCGAACCTCTGGTTCGGCCTCCTCACCGACTTCGGCGACGCCAAGACCGAGCACCTCCCGGGCGACGAGGAGCTGCTCGAGCGCGCCTCGGGCGACATCCGCGGGCTGAACGACCGCTACGGCGGCGCCGCACCGGGACGCTTCTTCCTCTTTCACCGCCCCCGCCTCTTCAACCAGCAAGAAGGGTGCTGGATGGGCCGGGAGCGGAAGCGGGGCAAGCTCGAGGACCTGAACGCCCTCCTCTGTGGGGAGGACCGGCAGTGCTTCAGTCGCATCGTGGGGGACGCCTCGGAGCTCGACTCCGTCCGCTACGTCATCACGCTCGACACCGATACGAACCTGCCGTGGGGGGCCGGGTGGCGCCTCGTGGGCGCCGCCGCGCATCCTCTGCATCGCCCGCGGCTCGACCTCGCGAAGCGACGCCTCCTCCGCGGCTACGCCATCCTTCAGCCCCGCGTGGCCAGCTCGCTGCAAAGCTCCCAGCAGAGCCACTACGCGCGGCTCCTCGCCGGCGAGGTGGGCCTCGACCCCTACACGCGCGTGGTCTCCGACCTCTACCAGGACCTCTTCGGGGAGGCCTCCTTCATCGGCAAGGGGATCTACGACGTGGGGGCCTTTCGCCGGCTGCTCGACGGGCGCTTCCCCGACAACACGGTGCTGAGCCACGACCTGCTCGAGTCCTGCTATGCCCGAACCGGGCAGTGCAGCGACGTGGAGCTGCTCGAAGACTCTCCCTCGCGCTACCTGACGGACGTGAGCCGTCGCCACCGCTGGATGCGCGGCGACTGGCAGATCGCCCCCTGGCTGGGCACCCGCACCAGCGACGCCGCGGGACAGCGCCTGAGGCCGTGGCTCGCGGCGCTCGGCTGGTGGAAGATCTTCGACAACCTGCGTCGCGCCTTTCTCGCGCCGGCCTACGTGCTCTTGTTCCTGCTCGGCTGGCTCGTGCTCCCCGCGCCCGTCTCCTGGACGCTCGGGGTCCTGGCCCTGCTCCTCGGCCCCGAGCTCCTTCCGGGGCTGGCCGAGCTGACCCAGCGCCCGGCGAAGCTCCCCTGGCGCTTGCACCTCGCGACCGTGGCCCGCTCCACCGCGCGCCGCCTGAGCAAGATGACGCTCTGGGTGGCCTTTCTCCCCTTCGAGGCCGTGGTCGCCCTGGACGCGGCGCTGCGCTCGCTCTGGCGCATGTTCTTCAGCCACAAACGCCTGCTCGAGTGGCAGACCGCCGCCGCCGCCGAGAGCGGAGCGGCGTCGCGCTTCGGCCCGGTGCTGCAGCGGATGTGGGTCGCACCGGCCGTGGCAATCGCCACCGCGGCCTTCCTGGCCACGAGGGCCCCTGCGAAAGCGGGCGTCTCCGCGAGTCTGGTCCTCGTGCTCTGGCTCCTCTCCCCCCTCATCGCATGGTGGGTCAGCCGGCCGGTGCGACCCCCCTCGAGCCGGCTCGCCGCCGAGGAGGTGGGCTTTCTGCGGCAGGTGGCCCGACTCACCTGGCGCTACTTCGAGGTCTTCGTCGGCCCTCGCGACAACTGGCTCCCCCCGGACAACGTCCAGGAGCTCCCCGGGCTGCGCGTGGCGCATCGCACCAGCCCCACCGACCTGGGCCTCTCGCTGCTCTCCAACCTGGCGGCGCACGACCTCGGGTACCTGAGCGGCGGGCAGCTCCTCGACCGCACCGCCCGCTCCATCGAATCGATGGAGACGCTCGAGCGTCACCGGGGGCACTTCTTCAACTGGTACGAGACGGAGACGCGCAAGCCCCTCGCCCCGCTCTACGTCTCCTCCGTCGACAGCGGCAACCTCGTGGGGCACGTGCGCGTGCTGCGCAGCGGGCTCCTCGAGCTCGCGACGGCCCCGGCGTTGCCCGCAAGGGCGCTCGACGGCCTGCGCGACACGTTCGGGGTCCTGACCGCGCAGCTCGGCGGGCGCGACGAGCCGCAAGCGCGCTGCGACCCCGAGGCGTTCGCGACCTGCTCGCGGCTCCTCGAGACGCGCGCGCACGGACTCTCCGCCACGCGGAGCTGGCTGGAAGTGCTGAGCGCGGCCTCCGCGCGCCTCGCCGAGTCGTGCGATCGGCAGCGCCACCCCGAGGCCTCCTGGTGGGCCAGCGCCTTCGATCGGCACGCGCGGGCCTTTCTGGCCGACCTGACCGAGCTGGCCCCCTGGCTCGCGCTCCCCCCCGACCCGCGCGACGCGGATACGGCGCGGTGTCTCGCGGAGCTCGACGGCGCCGCCACCCTCGAAGCGCTCGGCCGCCTCGCGCAACAGGCGGCCGAAACGCTGGGGGCTGATGGCGCGCTGGGGTCCGTCCGTCCCGAGAATCCACGTGCCGCGCTGCTCGAGGCCCTGCGCCTCGGCGCCGAGGCTGTCTTCGCGCGCCTGCAGCAACTCGAGACGCTCGGGCAACGCTGCCTGGGCCTGGCCGACGCGGAGTTCTCGTTCCTCTTCGATCGGCAGCGCAAGCTCTTGGCCATCGGCTACTGGGTCACCGAGCGCCGGCTGGACAAGAGCTTCTACGATCTCTTGGCGTCGGAGGCCCGCCTCGCGAGCTACCTGGCCATCGCCTCGGGCGAGCTCCCCTTCGAACACTGGTTCGCCCTAGGCCGCCGCCTGACCACCGCGCGCGGGAAGCAGGCGCTGCTGAGCTGGAGCGGCTCGATGTTCGAGTACCTGATGCCGCTCCTCGTGATGCCCGCCTACGAGGGGACGCTCCTGCACGAGACCTGCGCCGCGGCGGTGGCCCACCAGATCGCCTACGGCCGCCAGCGCGGCGTGCCCTGGGGCGTCTCCGAGTCCTGCTTCGGCCTGACCGACGTCGAGGGGACCTACCAGTACCGCGCCTTTGGCGTCCCCGGCCTCGGCCTGCAGCGCGGGCTCGGCGACGACCTCGTCATCTCGCCGTACGCCTCGACCCTGGCGCTCCTCGTGGACCCCGAGCGGGCCTGCGCCAACCTGCGCCGCTTGTCGGACGAGGCGTGCGTGGGAGCGTACGGCTTCTACGAGGCGGTAGACTTCACGCCCACGCGCGTGCCCGAGGGGCAAAGGAGCACGCTCGTCCGCTCCTACATGGTCCACCACCACGGCATGAGCTTGCTCGCGCTCGGCCAGGCGGTGCTGGGCCCCGAGATGCAGCGTCGCTTCCTGAGCAACCCGGAGCTGCGGGCGGCTACGCTCCTCCTGCAGGAGCGCATCCCCAAGGTCCACGCGCTGATCCACCCGCACGCCCGCGAGGCGCAGGTGTCGCGGCGCGTGGTCCGCAGAGGCCCGGAGACGGTGAACCGCGTGCTCACAAACCCGAACACCCCCATCCCCGAGGTGCAGCTCCTCTCGAACGGTCGCTACCACGTGATGGTCTCGGCCGCCGGCGCCGGCTACAGCCGCTGGAACGACCTGGCCGTGACGCGCTGGCGCGAGGACCCCACCTCGGAGACCTTCGGCGTCTTCTGCTTCGTCGGCGACCGGGCGACGCACCGGAGCTGGTCCAGCGCCTATCAGCCGCTGCTCCACGCCGGCCGACACTACGAGGCGATCTTCACGCCGGGGCGGGCCGAGTTCCGCCGCCAGGACGATCAGATCGAGACGCACACCGAGATCGCGGTCTCCGCCGAGGACGACCTCGAAATCCGCCGCCTCCGTCTGACCAACCGCTCGGCGTCCCCGCGCGCGCTCCAGGTCACCGCCTACGCGGAGGTCGTGCTCGCTCCGGGCGTGGCCGACGAGCTTCACCGCGCCTTCAGCAACCTGTTCGTGCACGCGGAGCTCGTCCCCGAGCACGGCGCCCTCCTGATGACGCGGCGCCCGCGCTCCGCCGAGGAGCGCCCGCCCTGGATGTTCTGCATGCTCCAGGCGCGCTCCGCCGACGCGGGCCCGTGCAGCTACGAGCTGGAACGCGTGCGCGCCATCGGTCGTGGCCGGAGCCTTCGTCGACCCGCCTTTCTCGACGACTTCGGCCCGCTCTCCGGACAAGCCGGGGCGCTGCTCGACCCGTGCGTCGCCGCCCGTCGCGCCGTGGAGCTCGCGGTGGACGGCAAGGTCCAGCTCGACCTGGTGATCGGCGCGGCCGCGACGCGCGAGGCGGCCCTGGCGCTCGTCCTGAAGTACCAGGACCACCGCATGGCGGACCGGGTCTTCGAAGCCGCGGGAACGCACAGCCGCGCCGCGCTCGGGCACCTCGGAGCCAGCGAACGTGAGGCTCTGCAGTACGCCCAGCTCGCCTCGGCCGTGATCTTCCCGGTGGGCGCCTACCGGGCCCCCGGCAGCATTCTCCTGCGCAACAGGAAGGGCCAATCGGGGCTCTGGGGCCACACGATCTCCGGCGACCTCCCGATCGTGCTGCTCCGCGTGAGCGACGCGGAGAACCTCCACCTCGTGCGCACGCTCCTCGGGGCGCACGCCTACTGGCGCACGCGCGGCCTGCTCACCGACCTCGTGATCTGGAACGAGGACGCCTCCGGCTACCGGCGGGTGCTGAACGATCAGATCATGGGACTCATCGCCTCGGGGACCGAGGCCCAGCTCGTGGACCGCCCGGGCGGCGTCTTCGTCCGGCACCTCGACACCTTCCCCGAGGAGGACCGCGTGCTTCTGCAGGCCGTGGCCCGCATCGTGATTCGCGACGGCGAAGGACCGCTCGAACAGCAGCTCGAGCGCTGGAGGGAGGCGTCTCTCACGTCGCGCCCCCCGATGCTGGCCCTCGCGCGCCCCGCCCCGTCGCCTCCGCCGGCCGAGCCCTCGGGGTCCGTGCGGCGGGACCTGATCTTCTCGAACGGCACGGGCGGCTTCACGCAGGACGGGCGCGAGTACATCGTGGACCTCCCGCCCGGCCGGCAGACCCCCGCCCCCTGGGTCAACGTCATCGCCAATGCGCAGCTCGGCACGGTGGTCAGCGAGAGCGGCAGCGCCTACACCTGGTACGGCAACTCGCAGCTCTACCGCCTCACCCCCTGGAGCAACGACGCGGTCAGCGACCCGAGCGGCGAGGCGATCTACCTCCGCGACGACGAGGGGGGGCAGACCTTCAGTCCCACGCCCGGACCAAGGCCCGGCGAGGGCCCGTACGCCTGCCGTCACGGCTTCGGCTACAGCGTCTTCGAGCACCAGCACGACGGGCTGCAGACCGAGCTGACGACCTACGTGGCCATCGAGGCGCCGGTGAAGTTCTGGGCGCTCAAGATCCGGAACCTGAGCGGCCGCAGCCGGAGCGTCAGCGTCTTCGCCGCGGTGGACCTCGTCCTCGGGGACCTGCGTTCGCGGCAGGCCATGCACGTCATCACCGAGCTCGATCCGCTCACGGGCGCCATCCTGGCGCGCAACAGCTACAGCAGCGACTTCCCCGAGACCGTCGCCTTCTTCGACTGCAGCGAGACGGTCCGCAGCGTGAGCGGCGACCGCGCCGAGTTCTTGGGACGCAACGGCGATCCGTCGAGCCCGGCCGCGCTGCGGCTGCGGCGGCTGAGCGGGCGACTCGGCCCGGGGCTCGACCCGTGCGCCGCGATGCAGACGCGGCTCGAGCTCCCCGAGGGGGCCGAGCGCGAGGTCGTCTTCATCCTGGGCGCCGCGCCGAGCGCCGCCGAGGCCGTCGCGCTGGTCCAGCGCCACCGCGGCAGGCGCGTCGCGCGCGTGGCGCTCGAGGAGGTCTGGCGCTACTGGAACGACAAGCTCGGCGTGCTGCACGCTGAGACCCCCGACGCCGCGGTCAACGTGCTCTTGAACGGGTGGCTCCCCTACCAGGTGCTCTCCTGCCGCATGTGGGGCCGGAGCGGCTTCTATCAGTCCGGCGGGGCCTACGGCTTTCGCGACCAGCTCCAGGACTGCGTGGCCCTGCTCCATCAGACGCCCGAGCTCTCGCGGGAACACCTTTTGCGTTCGGCGGCCCGGCAGTTCGTCGAGGGAGACGTGCACCACTGGTGGCACCCACCGAAGGGGCGCGGCGTCCGCACGAGCTGTTCGGACGACTACCTGTGGCTCCCCTACGCCGTCTGCCGCTACGTGGCCTTCACCGGCGACACGGGGGTGCTCGACGAGCAGGTGCCCTTCCTCGCGGGCCGACAGCTCACCGACGGGGAGGAGAGCTACTACGATCTGCCGAGCCGCTCCGATCAGAGCGGGACGCTCTACGAGCATTGCGCGCGAGCGCTCCTCAACGGCCTGCGCGTGGGGGCGCACGGCCTGCCCCTGATGGGGAGCGGCGACTGGAACGACGGCATGAACCGGGTGGGCCACCGGGGCAAGGGGGAGAGCGTCTGGCTCGGCTTCTTCCTGCACCACGTGCTCTCGCAGTTCGCGACGCTAGCGGCAGCGCGGGGGGACGAGCCCTTCGCGCGGCGCTGCGGGGAAGCGGCCGGCGCGCTCGAGGCCGCGCTCGAGACGCACGCCTGGGATGGGGAGTGGTACCGGCGGGCCTACTTCGACGATGGGGAACCTCTCGGCTCGGCGGGGAGCGCGGAGTGCCGCATCGACGCGCTGCCGCAGGCCTGGGCCACCATCGCGGAGGTGGGCGCGCCCGGGCGCCGCCGGCTGGCCCTCGACGCGGTCTGGTCCGAGCTCGTGTGCCAGGAGCCGCCGCTCGTGAAGCTCTTCGCGCCCCCCTTCGAACGCTCCGCCCAGGAGCCGGGCTACATCAAGGGCTATCCGGCGGGCGTGCGCGAGAACGGCGGGCAGTACACGCACGGGGCCGTGTGGGCCGCTCTCGCCTTCGCGCTCGCCGGACGGAGCGAGCAAGCCGCGGCTCTCGTCTCGCTCCTGAACCCGATCAACCACGCGCTCGACCCCGCGGGAGTCGACCGCTACAAGGTCGAGCCCTACGTGCTCGCCGCTGACGTCTACAGCCATCCGGCGTGGGCCGGTCGCGGCGGCTGGACCTGGTACACCGGCTCGGCCGCCTGGTTCTATCGCCTGCTCCATGAGGTCATCCTGGGCCTCGAGCGGCGGGTCGACCGGCTGCACGTCCAGCCGCGGGTCCCGGCGGCGTGGACGAGCTTCAAGGTGCACTACCGCTACTACGCGACCTTCTACCACCTGCTCTTCACGCAGGACCCGCTGCACGCCGGTCCGCCGACCCTGACGCTCGACGGCGCGACGCTCGCGGGGAACGTGCTCCCGCTCGCCGACGACCGCCGGGACCACACCGTCGAGGTGCGCTTCGGCCCTTCCGCCGCCGAGGGCCCCCCTGCTACGGTACGCGCCAGTTGA